CCTTTTGCTGAAAGCAAACCAGAGCAGGACTTCACATCTTTAAGTTTGCTCCTGCCCTGAAGTTCACTGGGCTCCAGCTGGAGCTGGGACCTCATCCCTCCTGCACACAAGGACCTTCAGGCTCCTGTTTTTGTAGTGCTCCAGTGAGCAGCACGCCCCAGTAATCAGCCGGTCAGCAGAAGGGTCACATAGACTAATTGATGGCAAAACCAGCCAGAGCTCAGCACAAACATCAGCCAACTACACACCAGCTCTGCCCACCTTGGTTAAACTCccactccctccctcccctaAAATGCCACCATACTTACAGGAAGACAAGCTCCAGCCTTGATACTGCACCCACAGAACACAAGCCTTGAACAAGCCACGGCTCTTGGTGAGCTCAGTCTGCACCCAAACCGCTCCCATCCCTACTCAGACCAGACTGTTTTAGCCTCACACTCCCACCCCAAGCACAGGAGGCAAAAGCACAGgagccctgcacagcagcacaccctgcacactgctgcagcaccagcagggaTGCGCTGAGCAGCCACACAGGGAGGATAACGAGCAGCAGGAGCCTGTAGAATTGCAGTGGTAAAGCCAGATCCTGCTCACATGCAAAACACCCCTGCACCAGTGAGTCATGCTGGCATGACCACAATGTCTGGCACAGAGCTACTCACCTACTGGAGAAGTCCCTCCCAGCATTGCAGCCATGCTGGAAACACTGGATGCAGACTGCACTGCCTCCAAGACCCATCCAATCCACACCCCTGGCTTGACCCCAGACAGGCAGACCCCTTACCACCAGTGAAGAATAACCCACAGTGTTCTAAAAGGCTGCTTGAGTTTATTAGAAGTAATTGTACAAAGTCAATAAACGTGTGTTACCGAATCTGCGCAGTAATGGCATAGTTGCATTGAGAAATAGTAAAAGGCTGGTGTAGGAATTGCTGGAGGGTTGCTGCCTTGTCTTACCCCGAAGCAGCACATACATCTGCAAGCAGCTctgtggggaagggaagggccaTGCAGCTCAGGATGAGGGCCCGATGCCTGGCTCACTGGCATGCCGCCTGCGTCCTGCTCCTGGCACCAGCCCACATGCCAGGGTCCCCATGGGCACTGGCAGGGCTCCCAAGCTGCAAGAGAGCAAAACATCGGGTCAGGAAATCAGCATGGTGCTTTGTGCTCaacctgcttttatttccactgtCTAACAGCAGATGGCGAAGACTCACAGGATGCCATCCATGGCGTCAGGATGCACCATGGGGACATGGTTCCCAACCACCCAGGATAGGATGTGGAATGGGAATCCCTgggtgctgcacagcagctctgctctcatcTCTTTATCTGGAGCAAAGTACTCACCTCTTTGGGGACTCTGAGACAGTTGTCATGGCGGGGTGACTTGTCTTCCCAAAGAAGAAGCTGGCCCACCACTGGCCGGGGTCAGATTTGGGCAGACCTGGGGGACAGCAGAGGTCAGTGCATATCAGGCAGCCCCACTACCAACCCAAAGAGGCTGGGACAGCTCCGGTAAGTACAC
This genomic window from Excalfactoria chinensis isolate bCotChi1 chromosome 15, bCotChi1.hap2, whole genome shotgun sequence contains:
- the PPDPF gene encoding pancreatic progenitor cell differentiation and proliferation factor, whose protein sequence is MASIPSSGSLVATHNYHRRRLSSTSSSSSCSSSEYAGEVIPHHPGLPKSDPGQWWASFFFGKTSHPAMTTVSESPKSLGALPVPMGTLACGLVPGAGRRRHASEPGIGPSS